A region of Pontiella agarivorans DNA encodes the following proteins:
- a CDS encoding CobW family GTP-binding protein, whose translation MIPICLITGFLGTGKTTLLKRIVEQNKDRKWIYLVNEFSALDVDGAIVSAENPEVVSIPGGSIFCKCLVTEFIGQMSRIHEEYIDTEGVIIEASGMADPRVIADMLKETGLGDHYELSNIISIVEPRSFLRLIHTLPNIIHQVEAADLVLLNKCDLFNEQHLLETEAEIQHIQPGAHLRRCEYGQVNFPIFGTGGSHADLHGEYAKCRDPRYSAFALELNDAVDPECYKSLILEHEDSVYRVKGYLRSPDGPVYFDYSKAEFSLTPASPCEHYGLAWICEGDKAEKMEQLARAIN comes from the coding sequence GAAATGGATCTATCTGGTCAACGAATTCTCCGCCCTTGATGTGGATGGAGCCATCGTTTCGGCAGAAAATCCCGAAGTGGTCTCTATTCCCGGCGGCAGCATTTTCTGCAAATGCCTGGTCACCGAGTTTATCGGGCAGATGAGCCGAATCCACGAGGAATATATCGATACCGAAGGGGTCATTATTGAAGCCAGCGGTATGGCTGATCCGCGCGTTATTGCCGATATGCTGAAAGAGACCGGTCTCGGCGACCATTATGAACTCAGCAACATCATCAGTATTGTGGAACCGCGCAGTTTCCTCCGGCTGATTCACACCCTGCCGAATATCATTCATCAGGTCGAGGCCGCCGATCTCGTGCTGCTTAATAAATGCGATCTGTTCAACGAGCAGCACCTGTTGGAAACCGAAGCTGAGATTCAGCATATCCAGCCCGGCGCACACTTGCGCAGGTGTGAATATGGTCAGGTGAATTTTCCTATCTTTGGAACCGGCGGTTCGCACGCGGACCTGCACGGAGAATATGCGAAATGCCGCGACCCCCGATATTCCGCATTTGCGCTGGAGCTGAATGATGCTGTTGATCCGGAATGCTACAAATCGTTGATTCTGGAACACGAAGATTCCGTCTATCGCGTGAAAGGGTACCTCCGCTCTCCGGATGGCCCGGTTTATTTCGATTATTCCAAAGCGGAATTTTCACTCACACCGGCGTCACCGTGTGAACACTATGGACTGGCCTGGATTTGCGAAGGCGACAAAGCGGAAAAAATGGAACAGCTTGCACGCGCAATCAATTAA